The genomic window CGAGCAGAAGGCGGCCGAGAGCGCCTGGCGGGCGATCAAGGCCAAGTACAGCGACCCGGCCGCTCCCGCGGCCTGACCACAGCCGGCGTCACCGGTGCCGCTGTGAGCATCGCTGCCCGAAGGAGCTGACCGACCGTGCCCGAGCTGCCAGAGGTCGAGGTGGTTCGGCGCGGCCTGGCCCGCTGGGTCAGCGGTCGCACCGTCGCCGAGGCCCAGGTGCTGCACCCGCGTGCGGTGCGCCGGCAGCCGGCCGGCGCCGCCGATTTCGCGGCACGCCTGGCCGGGGTCACCCTGGGCGAGGCGCAGCGGCGCGGCAAGTACCTCTGGCTGCCCTTCGCGGACGGCGGGTTCTCCCTGCTCGGGCACCTCGGCATGAGCGGCCAACTGCTCGTCCAGGACCCGGTCACCGCGGACGAGACGCATCTGCGGATCCGGTTGCGCTTCACCGACGGCGGGCGCGAGCTGCGCTTCGTCGACCAGCGCACCTTCGGCCACCTCGCGGTCGAACCGCTGGCGCCGGTGGACGGCGATGAACTGCCCGCCTCGCTCGCGCACATCGCGCGCGATCCGCTCGATCCGCGCTTCGACGACGCCGCGTTCCTCCTCGCGCTGCGCGCCAAGCGGACCACCGTCAAGCGCGCCCTGCTCGACCAGAGCCTGATCAGCGGAGTCGGCAACATCTACGCCGACGAGGCGCTGTGGCGCTCCAAGCTGCACTACGACCGCCCCACCGACACCCTCACCCGCCCGTCGGCCGAGGCCCTGCTGGCCAACGCCCGCGCGGTGATGACGGCGGCGCTCGCGGTCGGCGGCACCAGCTTCGACAGCCTCTACGTCAACGTGAACGGCGAGAGCGGCTACTTCTCCCGCTCGCTGGACGCCTACGGCCGCGAGGGCCAGCCCTGCTACCGCTGCGCCACGCCGATCCGGCGCGCGGCCTGGATGAACCGCTCCAGCTACTTCTGCCCGCGCTGCCAGCGCGTACCGCGCCTGCGTACCGCCGGCTGAGCGGGTCCGACCGGACCGCTGCCTAGGCCGTGTCTCACAATTCGCGCGCCTGGCGGGAAGTGTGAGACACGGCCTAGTGGTGGGCCGCCTCGTGCTCCTTGGCCTCCAGCTGGATCGCGCCCTCGCCCTCGCCGAAGTGCGCCACCGCCATCGCGCCGGCCACCGCGAGCACGAAGCCGAGCACGCCGAGCCAGGCCAGCCCCTCCCGGGTGGCGTCGCCCAGCCACAGGACGCCGACCAGGCCGGGGACCACCGTCTCGCCGACCACCAGGGCGGCGGTGGCGCCGTTCACCGAGCCGATCTGCAGCGCCACCGTGTGCAGGTACATCCCGCCCAGGCCGCCGACCAGGATCGCGTACAGCGCCGGGTCGCTGACCAGCTGACCCACGTCGAGCGGGTTCACACCGTTCAGCACCCGGACCCCGATGCCCAGGGCGCCGAAGCCGAGACCGGAGAGCAGGCCCGCCACGATCGCCCCGTTGGTGCCCATCCGGCGCACCAGCACCGCGCCGCCGGCGATCACCACCACGGAGATCCCCAGCAGCCACCAGTGGGTGGCGATCGACGTGGTCCCGGTGCCCTCGTGGCCGGCGGCCAGCGCGAGCAGCACGAGCGCGCCGCAGACCACGCCGATCGAGGCCCACTCCGGGCGCTTGAGCCGGATGCCGAGCAGCTTGATGCTGCACAGCGCCGTGATCACCAGGTTGGCGCTGATCACCGTCTGGGAGAGGAAGAGCGGCAGCAGCCGGGCGGAGAGCGCGCCGAGCAGGAAGCCGACGAAGTCGAGCACGGTGCCGAGGATGAACTCCCAGGTGACCGCGGCCTTCGCGGTGGAGCTGAGGCTCGGTCCGCCGTGCTCGGTGACCTGCGCCTGCTCGGACTCCCGCTCCTCGCGGGCCGAGCGGCGTGAGCCGACCGCCTGCAGCACCGAACCGAGGCCGTAGCAGGTGGAGGCCGCGACGGCGGTCACCAAGCCGATGATCACATGTACTCCGATCGAGGGGCGGCAGGCGCAAGGCTTGTCGGACAAGCACAGGGGGGCGGGATGGGGTCCACTATGCCCTGCGGGAGGGGGTCTGGAGAAACCCCCTCCCGGTCGTGCGCGCTGGTCAGCCGCGTGGCCGGGGAGCCAGGGCGCGGGTCAGTCGACGCACGGGATGCCGCCCATCTTCACGGCACTGCCCTGCATCGGGAGTCCGGCCGCCGGATCGGCTGCCGGCGCCGAGCTGCCGGCGGCGGGAGCGGCCGGAGCCGGGGAGGCCGGTGCCGGGGAGGCCGGGGCGTCGGGCGGGGTGAAACCGGTGCCCAGGGTCAGCTGGATGTGCCCGGCCCGCACGCCGGTGCTGGGCGCGGCGGTGACGCCGTAGCGGGCGGCGACCTGTTCGGCCGCGTCCTTCTCGCCCGTGCCGTAGGTCACCGTGGTCCTGCTCTGGTGCGGTCCCTGCGCGGTGCGGCCCTCGGTGAGACCGAGCGCGGCCAGCGCCTTGGCCTCGGTGTCGGCGGCGTGCGGGACGGTGGAGGTGTTGGTCACGTCCACCGTCCCGGTCAGCTTGGCCGCCGGGTCGGGCGCCTGGCTCGGCGCGGTGCTGGGCGCGGCGGGGGCCGGGCTCGGGGCTGCGCCGCCGGCCACCGGGTTGTCGGCCGGCGCCGGGTCGTGCCCGGTGAGCTGCTGGACGATCCGCTTGATCTGCACCGGGTCGACGATGTTGACGTCCTGGCCGTTGATCTTCGAGAGCTGGGCGACCGGCAGCGTGTTCGCCTCGACGTGGCCGCCCGACAGGTTGGGCGCCTGCTGGGCGAAGTCGAGCACGTTCCACTGGTCGTCTATCACCACGTCCTGCTTGACCACGTCGAAGAGCTTCTGCATCTTCCCCAGGTCGCCGATGACCCCGTCGGCCTTCAGCTTGGCGATCACCGAGGAGATGAAGGCCTGTTGGCGGTGGGTGCGGTCGAAGTCGCCGCCGGCCAGGTTGTGGCGCTGGCGCACGAAGGACAGGGCCTGGGAGGCGTTGAGGGTGTTGATGCCCTTGGTGAAGTCGGCCCCCGAGCCCTGGCCCGCCATGGCCGGGTCCTTGGTGGCGTTCTTCAGGCAGACCTGGACCGGGCCGACGGCCTGCGCGATGTCGTAGAAGCCCTTGAGGTTGACTTCGGCGAAGTGGTCGATCGGGATGCCGAGGAAGGACTGCACGGTGGCCAGGGTGGCCCGGCGCCCCGCGTCGCGGCTCTGCCGCTCCATGTCCGCCTTGGAGAGTCCCCTGCTCGCGTTCTTGGCCTCGAAGGCGGCCTTGGCGATGCCGTAGGCCTCCTTGATCTTGTGCATCTTCCCGTCGGCGCTGACCGTCTGCACCCAGTCGTCGCGCGGGATGGAGAGCGCGGTGACCTGGCCGCCGTTGGCCGGGATGTGCATCACCATCAGGGTGTTGGTGTTGTAGCCCCCGACGTCGCTGCTGGAGCCGGCGTGCAGCTCGTCCTGGACGAACTCGCCCGGCAGGTCGTTGCCGTTCATGTCCTTGCGGCTGTCCAGGCCGATCAGCAGCAGGTTGACCGAGTTGTCCAGGTGCGGCGGCGCACCCTTCCGGATCTCGCTCAGTGCGCTGGAGGTGGTCAGGCCGTTGGTCAGCGAGGTGTACGCGTACCAGGTGAAGCCGCAGGTGCCGAGCACCGCGAGGGAGGTGGCGCAGGCCATGGTGCGACCGGCGATCAGCAGCGGCGAGCGGCGCCTGGGCTTCGCCTTGGGCCTGGGCCTGCCGGTGGTCGGGCGGCGCTCGCCCCTTGGACGGTCAGCCACGGCGACTCTCCTTCTGCCGCCCGCGCCCCTCACGCGCGGACTTCGAGCGGGCGTTCTTCTCCCGGACCAGCCGCAGCACGATCACCAGCACCGCGGCGCCGATCGCCCAGCCCATCACGGGGAAGGCGTGCACGGCCCACCTGGCCGCGCCGGTCGCCACCGACTTGGTGTCGGCGTACTTGTCCCGGTGGGCGAGCAGTTCGGCGCCGGCCGTGCAGCCGAGCACCACCGGTGCCACCCCGGTGAGCACCCACCACCAGCCGTTGCGGGTGGCCAGCCAGGCCGCGGCGGCGGTGCCGAGCACGGTGAGCACGGTGAAGACGCCGCCCGGCGCGGAGCCGAGCAGTTCGTCGGTGAAGGCACCGATCACGGGCAGGCCGAGCGCGGCCAGCGCGGTCGCTCCGGGGGTCGCCCGGCGGCTGCGGGGTGCGCCGGCGCGGGAGCGGGCGGCGGCCCGGCCCGCGGACGGCCGGTCGGGCAGCGGGGTGTCGGCACCGCGTCTGGGGGATGGCAGCTGCGCACCGCGCGCTCTGGTTCGAGAGTGCGCCTGGTCCTGTGCTTCGCCGATGGGCGAACCCGCCCGCTGGCCTGCCATGTCCCCTACCTCGTCCGGTCGGCCGGTGTGTCCGGCGGTCTAGCCGACGGCCGCCGGCGTGTGACAGTTGCGAAATCTAGCAAGCGTTTGGACGGCATCGGGAGCCTTGACGGTTCCGCGCTTCTGGGAACGTAACGCTCGCGTAAGAGAATAAGTTTTGATGTGACTTTGGTTCTGGCTTGGTTGACATGGTAACCAGCTTGTCGAGTCGGAGAGTTGATGGCTCGCAGGCGATTCGCGCACCCTCGCGATGCCCGGCTGGTACCCGTTGGTCCGATCTGCGGCCAGGTAGCGTCTGGACCATGAGAATCGTTCTTCGCCGCTCCGGGGCCCTGCGCCCGGCCGCGGCCCTGGCGACGCTGCTGGGGTTGCTGCTCCTGCTGATCCCCGGCTCGGCCTTCGCCGCGGGCGGGCTCGACGATGCCGGTGCCGCCCTCAAGCACGGCAAGGTCTACGTCGACCCGGCGATGACCGGCCGGTTCAGCCAGGACCAGGCCGACGCCCTGACCAAGAAGATCAAGGACGCCGACAAGCCGATCATGGTCGCGGTCGTCCCGGCCAGTGACCAGTACCCGGCGGCGAACGTCTTTCAGGACCTGCGCACCAAGGCCGGGATCACCGGGGTCTACGCCATCTGGCGCGGCGACCAGTTCGCCGTGCGGACCGACCCCACGGCGATGAACGCGCAGACCGCCCGCAACTACGCGCAGGCCTCGTTCGACTCCCACCACGGAGACATCAACGCGACGCTGACCGATTTCGTCACCACCGCGGGTCCCAAGGTGAAGGGTCACGCGCCCGGCGCCAAGGACTCCAGCATCAGCGCCGCCGTGATCGTGGTGCCGCTGGTGATCATCGCGCTGGTCGCCGGTGGCGGCTTCCTGCTGCTGCGC from Kitasatospora sp. NBC_01250 includes these protein-coding regions:
- a CDS encoding DUF6542 domain-containing protein; the protein is MAGQRAGSPIGEAQDQAHSRTRARGAQLPSPRRGADTPLPDRPSAGRAAARSRAGAPRSRRATPGATALAALGLPVIGAFTDELLGSAPGGVFTVLTVLGTAAAAWLATRNGWWWVLTGVAPVVLGCTAGAELLAHRDKYADTKSVATGAARWAVHAFPVMGWAIGAAVLVIVLRLVREKNARSKSAREGRGRQKESRRG
- the mutM gene encoding bifunctional DNA-formamidopyrimidine glycosylase/DNA-(apurinic or apyrimidinic site) lyase, whose product is MPELPEVEVVRRGLARWVSGRTVAEAQVLHPRAVRRQPAGAADFAARLAGVTLGEAQRRGKYLWLPFADGGFSLLGHLGMSGQLLVQDPVTADETHLRIRLRFTDGGRELRFVDQRTFGHLAVEPLAPVDGDELPASLAHIARDPLDPRFDDAAFLLALRAKRTTVKRALLDQSLISGVGNIYADEALWRSKLHYDRPTDTLTRPSAEALLANARAVMTAALAVGGTSFDSLYVNVNGESGYFSRSLDAYGREGQPCYRCATPIRRAAWMNRSSYFCPRCQRVPRLRTAG
- a CDS encoding LCP family protein, whose amino-acid sequence is MADRPRGERRPTTGRPRPKAKPRRRSPLLIAGRTMACATSLAVLGTCGFTWYAYTSLTNGLTTSSALSEIRKGAPPHLDNSVNLLLIGLDSRKDMNGNDLPGEFVQDELHAGSSSDVGGYNTNTLMVMHIPANGGQVTALSIPRDDWVQTVSADGKMHKIKEAYGIAKAAFEAKNASRGLSKADMERQSRDAGRRATLATVQSFLGIPIDHFAEVNLKGFYDIAQAVGPVQVCLKNATKDPAMAGQGSGADFTKGINTLNASQALSFVRQRHNLAGGDFDRTHRQQAFISSVIAKLKADGVIGDLGKMQKLFDVVKQDVVIDDQWNVLDFAQQAPNLSGGHVEANTLPVAQLSKINGQDVNIVDPVQIKRIVQQLTGHDPAPADNPVAGGAAPSPAPAAPSTAPSQAPDPAAKLTGTVDVTNTSTVPHAADTEAKALAALGLTEGRTAQGPHQSRTTVTYGTGEKDAAEQVAARYGVTAAPSTGVRAGHIQLTLGTGFTPPDAPASPAPASPAPAAPAAGSSAPAADPAAGLPMQGSAVKMGGIPCVD